One stretch of Tachysurus fulvidraco isolate hzauxx_2018 chromosome 12, HZAU_PFXX_2.0, whole genome shotgun sequence DNA includes these proteins:
- the clec14a gene encoding C-type lectin domain family 14 member A has protein sequence MDYQTGLCFITFLTVAFSTSVSTQFYSVDLDSQSFNDAQNLCAADGFLANMPNEEETNNILNVIKDKGYTTSTSYWIGLKIEKGECVQKNLPLKGFYWTVDNSTKFDLNKWKEEPPPTCTTALCGLLSVEYTGSTLVSWGLNSMTCNRKFPFICKHKTLSKNIACSSKPKILGAHYTTEKKYDPYTLQVSCSTTDIFMLTCSKNTGKWKLVGGTETDIQELCLTCNNGYKKDKDGKCVDVDVCKQFNNCTFICFNSEGSYNCMCVEGMSNFHNEISEICQKQKEAKTSIFTSANDDTKKVKDETTSSSMDKNSPSSSQLDVYSTVESQLHIEKSSGDFSNIIIPLIITLLIFVVLVVIIVAIVKYCLMRSARKRAKERAAALKESVALNGSDSMEKVNE, from the coding sequence ATGGACTACCAGACTGGATTATGTTTCATCACCTTTCTGACTGTTGCCTTCAGCACCTCTGTTTCTACACAGTTCTACTCTGTTGACTTGGATAGTCAATCATTTAATGATGCTCAGAATTTATGTGCAGCTGATGGATTTCTGGCTAACATGCCCAACGAGGAAGAAACTAACAACATTCTGAATGTTATTAAGGACAAAGGATACACAACCTCTACGTCATACTGGATTGGACTGAAAATAGAGAAGGGAGAGTGTGTTCAAAAAAATCTACCACTTAAGGGTTTCTACTGGACTGTAGATAACAGCACTAAATTTGATCTTAATAAATGGAAAGAAGAACCACCTCCTACTTGTACAACTGCACTTTGTGGACTACTCTCTGTGGAGTATACCGGCTCTACATTAGTGAGCTGGGGATTAAATTCAATGACCTGCAACAGGAAGTTTCCCTTTATTTGCAAACATAAAACATTGAGTAAGAACATAGCATGTTCTTCTAAACCAAAGATTTTAGGGGCTCATTacaccacagaaaaaaaatatgaccCATATACACTCCAGGTTTCTTGCAGTACCACAGACATTTTCATGTTGACCTGTTCAAAGAATACCGGTAAATGGAAGCTGGTAGGTggaacagagacagacatacaagAACTTTGTCTTACATGTAACAATGGATACAAAAAAGATAAAGATGGAAAATGTGTGGATGTAGATGTATGTAAGCAATTCAATAATTGTACATTCATTTGCTTTAATTCAGAAGGCTCATataactgtatgtgtgttgaaGGAATGAGCAATTTTCACaatgaaatatcagaaatatgCCAAAAACAAAAGGAAGCAAAAACATCAATTTTTACGTCAGCCAATGATGACACTAAGAAAGTCAAGGATGAAACAACTTCCTCTTCCATGGACAAGAATTCTCCTTCTTCATCTCAATTAGACGTTTATAGTACTGTTGAAAGTCAGCTTCATATTGAGAAAAGCTCTGGAGACTTTTCAAATATTATCATCCCTCTAATTATAACTTTGCTGATTTTTGTGGTGTTGGTCGTGATTATCGTGGCCATTGTGAAATACTGCCTCATGAGAAGTGCCAGGAAACGGGCAAAGGAAAGGGCAGCAGCCTTGAAAGAATCAGTTGCTCTGAATGGATCCGACTCTATGGAAAAAGTGAACGAATAA